The DNA window CGGACGTCTCGCCATGGCGCGCAAGCATCGGGTTGTCCGAGCCTTGCAGCGACCGGTCGCGCGCCAGAATCGCACCGCGCAGCTTCTCATAGCGACCGGCCTCGCGGAGCCGCTCGAACTGACCATGCAGGTTGAAGATCAGCGTGGGATAACGGAAGCGCCGCGCCTTGCGGCTCGCGCCGGGGTGCAGGCCGACTACGAAGAAGGCCGATCCGCCGAAACTGAGCGAAAAATGCGGATTGTCCGGATCGGCGCTGATGTCTTTGTCCTGCCGCTGACCGAGCCAGACGTCCTTGTCCGTCATTGATTGGATGCGCGCCCACATATGCTGCTCGAACGTCTTCTCGCTCATCACCCGCGGCGCGCCGTAAATTACGGCGAAGGAGCGGAACAGCTTCGGCTCGGCCTGATCGTGGGCGGCGAACGCCATCAGCCGCCGGTGCACTTCCAGATCGTTCCAGCTCGATGCGATCGAGCGGGCGGTCACGATTTCCAGCTGCCGCTTGCCGAGCGCCGATTTGGCGCCGACGCACGGGAAGCGCGTGTCCGAGATAAAGTTTCGCAAGGCGTCGGGCGGGGTAGGGTGGGTCAATCGCTGCGCTTTTCGGGAGAGCCGCCCGCGCTGCCGATCGGCGCGCAAGCGGTTAAGAAAGGGGGATTTAGCAGGCCAACGCCGCCACCATGCTGCCGTTCCTCGCAATCGGCCTAACCTTTACTTCATCGCGCGATCGACTAATTCCACTAGACACATCCAAAAGCGGAGTTTCTTCATGCGCGCAGAAGCGCAAGCCTTGGTCGACCGTATCGACGCCGCCCTCGCCCTCGTCCGGCGCTCGCTCGATTGGGAGCGCGCGCTCCGCCGCCTGGACGAGCTGAATGCCCGCGTCGAGGACCCGACCTTGTGGGACGATCCCAAGAAGGCCGAAAGCGTGATGCGCGAGCGTCAGCGGCTCGACAAGAACATCGGCGCGGCCAAGGACATTGAGGCGGAGAAAGCTGATACGGTC is part of the Novosphingopyxis iocasae genome and encodes:
- the gntA gene encoding guanitoxin biosynthesis heme-dependent pre-guanitoxin N-hydroxylase GntA; translated protein: MTHPTPPDALRNFISDTRFPCVGAKSALGKRQLEIVTARSIASSWNDLEVHRRLMAFAAHDQAEPKLFRSFAVIYGAPRVMSEKTFEQHMWARIQSMTDKDVWLGQRQDKDISADPDNPHFSLSFGGSAFFVVGLHPGASRKARRFRYPTLIFNLHGQFERLREAGRYEKLRGAILARDRSLQGSDNPMLARHGETSEARQYSGRAVPAGWSAPYRRPKPTEEFA